A genomic segment from Streptomyces sp. NBC_01233 encodes:
- a CDS encoding flavin-containing monooxygenase yields the protein MPGVPAAPDMTTQPRPAYVIGAGPGGLAVAAALRARGVRAVVVEKSDAVGTSWRRHYDRLRLHTTRRLSALPGLPMPRRFGRWVSRDNVVRYLEKYAEFHELELVTGVEVTRIEPAPEGEDGWTLHASGGRVLTAAAVVVATGYNHTPVIPDWPGLDTYGGRLLHAADYRNPQPYAGQDVLVVGVGNTGAEIAVDLVEGGAARVRLAVRTAPHIMRRSTAGWPAQRSGILVRRLPVRLVDGLGRLVSGASVPDLSAYGLPRPATGLYSRVKEGAIPLQDVGLVDAVRRGAVEPVAAVESFDGAEVVLADGSRITPDAVIAATGYRRALEGLVGGLGVLDERGRPRTHGARTSQQARGLYFTGFTNPISGMFREMAMDAEKIAKAVARQARRASSR from the coding sequence ATGCCTGGAGTCCCCGCAGCACCCGACATGACCACCCAGCCCCGCCCCGCGTACGTCATCGGGGCCGGCCCCGGCGGCCTCGCCGTGGCCGCCGCACTGCGCGCCCGCGGGGTCCGCGCGGTGGTCGTCGAGAAGTCCGACGCGGTCGGTACGTCCTGGCGCCGGCACTACGACCGGCTGCGCCTGCACACCACGCGCCGGCTCTCCGCCCTCCCGGGCCTGCCGATGCCGCGCCGCTTCGGGCGCTGGGTCTCCCGCGACAACGTCGTGCGCTACCTGGAGAAGTACGCCGAGTTCCACGAGCTGGAGCTGGTGACCGGCGTCGAGGTGACCCGGATCGAGCCCGCCCCCGAAGGGGAGGACGGCTGGACCCTGCACGCCAGCGGCGGGCGGGTGCTGACCGCCGCGGCCGTCGTCGTCGCCACCGGGTACAACCACACGCCGGTGATCCCCGACTGGCCCGGCCTGGACACGTACGGCGGCCGGCTGCTGCACGCCGCCGACTACCGCAACCCCCAGCCGTACGCCGGCCAGGACGTCCTCGTCGTCGGCGTCGGCAACACCGGCGCCGAGATAGCCGTCGACCTCGTCGAGGGCGGGGCGGCGCGGGTGCGGCTCGCCGTGCGCACCGCCCCGCACATCATGCGCCGCTCCACCGCCGGCTGGCCGGCCCAGCGCAGCGGGATCCTCGTCCGCCGGCTGCCCGTGAGGCTCGTGGACGGCCTGGGCCGGCTCGTCTCCGGGGCCTCGGTCCCGGACCTGTCGGCGTACGGGCTTCCGCGCCCCGCCACCGGCCTCTACAGCCGGGTCAAGGAGGGGGCGATCCCGCTCCAGGACGTCGGCCTGGTCGACGCGGTGCGCCGCGGCGCGGTGGAGCCGGTGGCCGCCGTGGAGTCCTTCGACGGCGCCGAGGTGGTGCTCGCGGACGGCTCGCGGATCACCCCGGACGCGGTGATCGCGGCCACCGGCTACCGCCGCGCCCTGGAGGGGCTGGTCGGCGGCCTCGGGGTGCTCGACGAGCGGGGGCGGCCCCGTACGCACGGCGCCCGCACCTCGCAGCAGGCCCGCGGGCTGTACTTCACCGGCTTCACGAATCCCATCAGCGGGATGTTCCGGGAGATGGCCATGGACGCGGAGAAGATCGCCAAGGCCGTGGCCCGGCAGGCGCGCCGGGCGTCGTCCCGGTAG
- a CDS encoding MarR family winged helix-turn-helix transcriptional regulator has product MTAMTRTRTEPDLSFLLDHTSHVLRTQMSARLGEIGLTPRMHCVLVHALEEERTQAQLAEIGDMDKTTMVVTVDALEKAGLAERRPSGTDRRARIIAVTEEGAKVAQESQKIVDRVHGSALGALPDDEREVLLRALNRLVTGHLQTPEEGPRPARRARQKG; this is encoded by the coding sequence ATGACCGCCATGACGCGCACCCGCACCGAACCGGACCTGTCGTTCCTCCTGGACCACACCAGTCACGTGCTGCGGACCCAGATGAGCGCACGGCTCGGCGAGATCGGACTCACCCCGCGCATGCACTGCGTCCTCGTCCACGCCCTCGAGGAGGAGCGCACCCAGGCGCAGCTCGCCGAGATCGGGGACATGGACAAGACCACGATGGTGGTGACGGTGGACGCGCTGGAGAAGGCCGGCCTGGCCGAGCGCAGGCCGTCCGGCACGGACCGGCGGGCCCGGATCATCGCGGTGACCGAGGAGGGGGCGAAGGTCGCGCAGGAGAGCCAGAAGATCGTCGACCGAGTGCACGGAAGCGCGCTCGGCGCCCTGCCGGACGACGAGCGCGAGGTACTGCTCCGCGCACTGAACCGCCTGGTCACGGGGCATCTGCAGACACCCGAGGAGGGGCCGCGGCCGGCCCGGCGGGCACGCCAGAAGGGCTGA
- a CDS encoding acetate--CoA ligase family protein, protein MLGSTHGTLTTDFRARVEACGESPRTAVHSSAAPSADDAVAVDVSGRPLHADVPDLDRFFRPESVAVIGASDAEGRANTGITRQLIAWAERVGARIHPVHPTRPTVFGLTCHASVADLPEQVDLAVLLVADPLPVIEELAETKVKFAVAFASGFAETGDAGAAAQDQLGAAVRRSGLRLLGPNTNLNAFEEFRDDLDGPAIALITQSGHQGRPVYTLQELGIRLSHWAPTGNEADLETSDFISYFAEQPEVGAIACYVEGLKDGRSFLLAADRAARNGVPVVAVKVGRTETGARMAASHTGKLTGADTVVDAAMRQFGVIRVDGLDELQDTAALLARARKPKAEGVVVYSISGGTGAHFSDLATEAGLTLPTLSQAKQDELHQWIPEYLNVANPVDNGGHPVGDWRGRKIIDAILADPSVGVLICPITGPFPPMSDRLAQDLVDAAEATDKLICVIWGSPVGTEDAYRTTLLGSSRVATFRTFGNCITAVRAYLGHHRFTAGYRSPFEDAPRTPSPSYRKAQALMRPGQQLSEHAAKQLLRAYGIRVPREQLVTSAAAAVRAAGLVGYPVVMKASGPQLGHKTELGLVKIGLTSASQIRDAYRELTDIARYENVPLDGILVCQMVERGVEMVVGVTQDDLFGPTVTVGLGGVLVEVLHDAAVRVPPFGEDQARAMLTELRGHALLEGVRGAPPADVDALVEVVLRIQRMALELGDELSELDINPLMVLPRGQGAVALDALAICR, encoded by the coding sequence ATGCTTGGATCTACTCACGGCACCCTCACCACCGACTTCCGCGCACGTGTCGAGGCCTGCGGGGAGTCCCCCAGGACGGCCGTCCACTCATCGGCGGCCCCCTCCGCCGACGACGCGGTCGCCGTGGACGTCAGCGGCCGGCCGCTGCACGCCGACGTGCCCGACCTCGACCGGTTCTTCCGGCCCGAGTCCGTGGCCGTCATCGGCGCCTCCGACGCCGAGGGCAGAGCGAACACCGGCATCACCCGCCAGCTCATCGCCTGGGCGGAACGCGTCGGCGCCCGGATCCACCCCGTGCACCCCACCCGCCCCACCGTCTTCGGGCTGACCTGCCACGCCTCCGTGGCCGACCTGCCCGAACAGGTGGACCTCGCCGTCCTCCTCGTCGCCGACCCGCTCCCCGTCATCGAGGAACTGGCCGAGACCAAGGTGAAGTTCGCCGTCGCCTTCGCCTCCGGCTTCGCCGAGACCGGCGACGCGGGCGCCGCCGCCCAGGACCAGCTCGGCGCCGCCGTCCGACGCTCCGGCCTGCGCCTCCTCGGCCCCAACACCAACCTGAACGCCTTCGAGGAGTTCCGCGACGACCTCGACGGCCCGGCCATCGCCCTGATCACCCAGTCCGGCCACCAGGGCCGGCCCGTCTACACCCTCCAGGAACTCGGCATCCGGCTCTCCCACTGGGCGCCGACCGGCAACGAAGCCGACCTGGAGACCTCCGACTTCATCTCCTACTTCGCCGAGCAGCCCGAGGTGGGGGCCATCGCCTGCTACGTCGAAGGCCTCAAGGACGGCCGTTCCTTCCTCCTCGCCGCCGACCGGGCCGCACGCAACGGCGTCCCCGTCGTCGCCGTCAAAGTCGGCCGCACCGAGACCGGCGCCCGCATGGCCGCCTCCCACACCGGGAAACTGACCGGCGCCGACACCGTCGTGGACGCCGCCATGCGCCAGTTCGGCGTCATCCGCGTCGACGGACTGGACGAACTCCAGGACACCGCCGCCCTGCTCGCCCGCGCCCGCAAGCCGAAGGCCGAAGGGGTCGTCGTCTACTCCATCTCCGGCGGCACCGGAGCCCACTTCTCCGACCTGGCCACCGAGGCGGGCCTGACCCTGCCCACCCTCTCGCAGGCCAAGCAGGACGAGCTCCACCAGTGGATCCCGGAGTACCTGAACGTCGCCAACCCCGTCGACAACGGCGGCCACCCGGTCGGCGACTGGCGCGGCCGCAAGATCATCGACGCGATCCTCGCCGACCCGTCCGTCGGCGTCCTGATCTGCCCGATCACCGGCCCCTTCCCCCCGATGAGCGACAGGCTCGCCCAGGACCTGGTCGACGCAGCCGAGGCCACGGACAAGCTCATCTGCGTGATCTGGGGCTCCCCGGTCGGCACCGAGGACGCCTACCGCACCACCCTCCTCGGCTCCTCCCGCGTGGCCACCTTCCGTACCTTCGGCAACTGCATCACCGCCGTCCGCGCCTACCTCGGCCACCACCGCTTCACCGCCGGCTACCGCTCCCCCTTCGAGGACGCACCACGCACGCCCTCGCCCTCGTACCGCAAGGCGCAGGCCCTCATGCGGCCCGGCCAGCAGCTCAGCGAGCACGCGGCGAAGCAGCTCCTGCGCGCCTACGGGATACGGGTCCCCCGCGAGCAGCTGGTGACGAGCGCGGCGGCGGCCGTCCGGGCGGCCGGCCTGGTCGGCTACCCGGTGGTAATGAAGGCCTCGGGCCCGCAGCTGGGCCACAAGACGGAACTCGGCCTGGTGAAGATCGGCCTGACCTCGGCGAGCCAGATCCGCGACGCGTACCGGGAGCTGACCGACATCGCGCGCTACGAGAACGTGCCGCTCGACGGGATCCTGGTCTGCCAGATGGTGGAGCGGGGGGTGGAGATGGTCGTCGGCGTCACCCAGGACGACCTCTTCGGCCCGACGGTCACGGTGGGGCTCGGCGGGGTCCTGGTCGAGGTCCTCCACGACGCGGCGGTCCGCGTCCCGCCCTTCGGCGAGGACCAGGCCCGCGCGATGCTCACGGAACTGCGGGGGCACGCGCTGCTGGAGGGCGTACGGGGGGCACCCCCGGCCGATGTGGACGCCCTGGTGGAGGTCGTCCTGCGGATCCAGCGGATGGCGCTGGAACTCGGCGACGAGCTGTCCGAGCTGGACATCAACCCCCTGATGGTCCTCCCCCGCGGCCAGGGGGCGGTGGCCTTGGACGCCCTCGCCATCTGCCGCTGA
- a CDS encoding enoyl-CoA hydratase/isomerase family protein, with protein sequence MTGIPGDEVLHRVDNGVAWITLNRPEAMNAVTWAQRERVIALLAGASADPAVRAVVLTATGKGFCAGADLRGGGAPAGERVAGDVARMIRLGAQRLITAVLDCEKPVLAAVNGTAAGIGAHLALACDLVIAAEPARFIEVFVRRGLVPDGGGAYLLPRLVGPQKAKELMFFGDALPAADAERLGLVNKVVPAEELEETARAWAERLAQGPTRALALTKQLVNASLDGDRAAALAAEATAQEINMTTADANEGVASFVERRTPKYLGR encoded by the coding sequence ATGACCGGCATCCCCGGGGACGAAGTCCTCCACCGCGTTGACAACGGCGTCGCCTGGATCACCCTGAACCGCCCCGAGGCGATGAACGCCGTCACCTGGGCCCAACGCGAACGCGTCATCGCGCTGCTCGCCGGCGCCTCCGCCGACCCCGCCGTCCGCGCCGTCGTCCTCACCGCCACCGGCAAGGGCTTCTGCGCGGGCGCGGACCTGCGCGGCGGCGGCGCCCCCGCGGGCGAGAGGGTCGCCGGCGACGTGGCCCGCATGATCCGCCTCGGCGCGCAGCGCCTGATCACCGCGGTGCTGGACTGCGAGAAGCCCGTCCTCGCCGCCGTCAACGGCACGGCCGCCGGCATCGGCGCCCACCTGGCGCTCGCCTGCGACCTCGTCATCGCCGCCGAACCGGCCCGCTTCATCGAGGTGTTCGTCCGCCGCGGCCTGGTCCCCGACGGCGGCGGCGCGTACCTGCTGCCCCGTCTCGTCGGCCCGCAGAAGGCCAAGGAGCTGATGTTCTTCGGCGACGCCCTCCCCGCGGCCGACGCCGAGCGCCTCGGCCTGGTCAACAAGGTGGTTCCGGCCGAGGAGCTGGAGGAGACGGCCCGCGCGTGGGCCGAGCGGCTCGCGCAGGGCCCCACCCGCGCCCTCGCCCTGACGAAGCAGCTGGTCAACGCCTCCCTGGACGGTGACCGGGCGGCCGCCCTGGCCGCCGAGGCCACCGCTCAGGAGATCAACATGACCACGGCCGACGCGAACGAGGGCGTGGCGAGCTTCGTGGAGCGCCGCACGCCCAAGTACCTGGGCCGGTGA
- a CDS encoding VOC family protein: MLGTDFSTGSPNWLDLGSPDTEAAAAFYGTVFGWDFASAGPEAGGYGFFQLNGKTVAALGPLTEEGATSAWMHHFMTPDIEATAAAVRDGGGTVRMEPGDVMGEGKLAHFTDPQGAEFACWQPGNTAGIEVASAENALVWAELHVPDPVAAIGFYAGLFGWRYAEMEVPGMTYRVLSTADGDQQDASFGGVAPLGEGAGGEQEKARWVPYFHVADVDGTIAKAEKNGGSVLMPAADVPDVGRLAWLADPFGAVFALLKPNPEM; the protein is encoded by the coding sequence ATGCTCGGCACCGACTTCAGCACCGGATCACCCAACTGGCTCGACCTCGGCAGCCCCGACACGGAAGCCGCCGCCGCCTTCTACGGAACCGTCTTCGGCTGGGACTTCGCCTCCGCCGGGCCCGAAGCGGGCGGCTACGGCTTCTTCCAGCTCAACGGGAAGACCGTCGCCGCGCTCGGGCCGCTCACCGAGGAGGGGGCGACGTCCGCCTGGATGCACCACTTCATGACCCCCGACATCGAGGCCACCGCCGCGGCCGTCCGCGACGGCGGCGGCACGGTCCGGATGGAGCCCGGGGACGTCATGGGGGAGGGCAAGCTCGCCCACTTCACCGACCCGCAGGGCGCCGAGTTCGCCTGCTGGCAGCCCGGGAACACCGCCGGGATCGAGGTGGCCTCCGCCGAGAACGCGCTGGTGTGGGCGGAGCTCCACGTGCCGGACCCGGTCGCGGCCATCGGCTTCTACGCCGGCCTGTTCGGGTGGCGGTACGCCGAGATGGAGGTGCCCGGGATGACGTACCGCGTCCTGAGCACCGCCGACGGGGACCAGCAGGACGCCTCCTTCGGCGGGGTCGCACCGCTGGGCGAGGGCGCGGGCGGCGAGCAGGAGAAGGCGCGCTGGGTGCCGTACTTCCACGTGGCGGACGTGGACGGCACCATCGCGAAGGCGGAGAAGAACGGCGGGTCGGTGCTCATGCCGGCGGCGGACGTACCGGACGTCGGGCGGCTCGCATGGCTGGCGGACCCCTTCGGCGCGGTGTTCGCGCTGCTCAAGCCGAACCCCGAGATGTAG
- a CDS encoding flavin reductase family protein, protein MAATVVRYLRSVGAPTSAATEREPEPVDALPRPDLRAVGEDERAPVSPAEFRAVLGNFASGVTVVTAPSGEDEDGPAGFACQSFASLSLDPPLVTFMVARTSTAWPRIARAGVFCVNILGAEQGELCRSFAVSGADKFAGVSHTPAPVTGSPQLDAVPAWIDCRIQAVHTGGDHLIVVGRVVAMGAAGEGDPLLFHKGRFGRFSD, encoded by the coding sequence ATGGCGGCCACCGTCGTCCGATACCTCAGGTCAGTCGGCGCCCCCACCTCCGCCGCGACGGAGCGGGAACCCGAGCCCGTCGACGCCCTGCCGCGCCCCGATCTGCGGGCCGTCGGCGAGGACGAGCGCGCGCCGGTCAGTCCCGCCGAGTTCCGGGCCGTGCTCGGGAACTTCGCCAGCGGGGTCACCGTCGTCACCGCGCCGTCCGGCGAGGACGAGGACGGCCCGGCCGGCTTCGCCTGCCAGTCCTTCGCCTCGCTGTCGCTCGACCCGCCCCTGGTCACCTTCATGGTGGCCCGTACGTCGACCGCCTGGCCTCGGATCGCCCGCGCCGGGGTGTTCTGCGTCAACATCCTCGGAGCCGAGCAGGGCGAACTGTGCCGGTCCTTCGCCGTCAGCGGCGCGGACAAGTTCGCCGGGGTGAGCCACACCCCCGCCCCCGTCACCGGATCACCGCAGCTCGACGCCGTGCCCGCCTGGATCGACTGCCGGATCCAGGCCGTGCACACGGGCGGGGACCACCTCATCGTCGTGGGCCGCGTCGTGGCCATGGGCGCGGCCGGCGAGGGCGATCCGCTCCTCTTCCACAAGGGCCGCTTCGGCCGCTTCAGCGACTGA
- a CDS encoding Zn-dependent alcohol dehydrogenase encodes MRGVVFDGKQAQVVDDLEIRDPGPGEVLVAIGAAGLCHSDLSVIDGTIPFPPPVVLGHEGAGIVEAVGAGVAHVAPGDHVSLSTLANCGACADCDRGRPTMCRKAIGMPGQPFSRGGKPLFQFASNSAFAERTIVKAVQAVKIPADIPLTSAALIGCGVLTGVGAVLNRARVDRGESVVVIGTGGIGLNVLQGARIAGAATIVAVDANPAKEAVARQFGATHFIDASAVADSSAAVREILPTGADHAFECVGNVKLIRQAVDLLDRHGQAILLGVPGFTEEASFLVSSMYLDKTIMGCRYGSSRPQRDIALYAELYRQGKLLLDELVTEVYPVEDFAKAVDDAHHGRVARGVLTF; translated from the coding sequence GTGAGAGGCGTCGTGTTCGACGGCAAGCAGGCCCAGGTGGTCGACGACCTGGAGATCCGCGACCCGGGGCCGGGGGAGGTGCTGGTCGCGATCGGGGCGGCCGGGCTGTGCCACAGCGACCTGTCGGTCATCGACGGGACGATTCCGTTCCCGCCGCCGGTGGTGCTGGGGCACGAGGGTGCGGGGATCGTGGAGGCCGTGGGCGCGGGGGTCGCCCACGTGGCGCCCGGCGATCACGTGTCGCTGTCCACGCTGGCCAACTGCGGTGCGTGCGCCGACTGCGACCGGGGCCGGCCGACGATGTGCCGCAAGGCGATCGGGATGCCCGGGCAGCCGTTCTCGCGGGGCGGGAAGCCGCTGTTCCAGTTCGCCTCCAACTCCGCCTTCGCGGAGCGCACGATCGTCAAGGCAGTCCAGGCCGTGAAGATCCCCGCAGACATCCCGCTGACCTCGGCGGCGCTCATCGGCTGCGGGGTCCTCACGGGAGTGGGCGCGGTGCTGAACCGGGCCCGCGTCGACCGCGGCGAGTCGGTGGTCGTCATCGGCACCGGCGGCATCGGGCTGAACGTGCTCCAGGGGGCCCGGATAGCGGGGGCCGCGACGATCGTCGCGGTGGACGCGAACCCGGCGAAGGAGGCGGTGGCCCGCCAGTTCGGGGCCACGCACTTCATCGACGCCTCCGCGGTGGCCGACTCCTCGGCGGCGGTGCGCGAGATCCTGCCGACCGGCGCCGACCACGCCTTCGAGTGCGTGGGCAACGTCAAGCTGATCCGCCAGGCCGTGGACCTCCTCGACCGGCACGGTCAGGCGATCCTGCTCGGCGTGCCCGGATTCACGGAGGAGGCGTCCTTCCTCGTCTCCTCCATGTACCTGGACAAGACGATCATGGGCTGCCGGTACGGGTCCTCGCGCCCGCAGCGCGACATCGCCCTGTACGCCGAGCTCTACCGGCAGGGCAAGCTGCTGCTGGACGAGCTGGTGACGGAGGTCTACCCGGTGGAGGACTTCGCCAAGGCCGTCGACGACGCCCACCACGGGCGGGTGGCGCGCGGGGTGCTCACCTTCTGA
- a CDS encoding acyl-CoA dehydrogenase family protein, whose translation MDFSFGAEDEELRGHARAWLTEHLVGPYAQVVGLGGPGSEHEGVEARRAWERELGRGGWIGQGWEAPAGAYGQQRLSLTGQVVWAEEYAALRAPGRVGHIGENLLAPTLIAYGSREQRDRFLPGIARGEELWCQGYSEPGAGSDLAGIRTAAVRDPGDGLYRVTGQKIWTSLARDADWCFVLARTEPGSRRHRGLSFLLVRMDQPGRVEVRPIRQMSGTSEFNEVFFDGAVAAEVVGGEGDGWTVAMGLLALERGVSTLVQQIGFAAELERVLAAYAAGSGRGPGPAAAPAAAPDPVSVAGDPVLRDRLVRQWAELRTMRWNALRTLGGATDDAGAPSVAKLLWGGWHRRLGELAVEVRGAAATAGPAAWAPGLPYELGLDEEQRLFLFTRADTIYGGSDEIQRNIIAERVLGLPKESR comes from the coding sequence ATGGACTTCAGCTTCGGGGCCGAGGACGAGGAGCTGCGCGGGCACGCCCGGGCGTGGCTGACGGAGCACCTCGTGGGCCCGTACGCGCAGGTCGTCGGCCTCGGCGGGCCGGGCAGCGAACACGAGGGGGTCGAGGCCCGGCGCGCGTGGGAGCGCGAGCTGGGCCGGGGCGGCTGGATCGGGCAGGGCTGGGAGGCCCCGGCCGGGGCGTACGGGCAGCAGCGGCTCTCGCTGACCGGCCAGGTGGTGTGGGCCGAGGAGTACGCGGCGCTGCGCGCGCCCGGCCGGGTCGGCCACATCGGGGAGAACCTCCTCGCGCCCACGCTGATCGCGTACGGCAGCCGGGAGCAGCGGGACCGCTTCCTGCCCGGGATCGCGCGGGGCGAGGAGCTCTGGTGCCAGGGCTACAGCGAGCCGGGGGCCGGCTCCGACCTCGCGGGGATCCGTACGGCCGCGGTACGGGACCCGGGCGACGGGCTGTACCGCGTCACCGGGCAGAAGATCTGGACCTCCCTGGCCCGGGACGCCGACTGGTGCTTCGTCCTGGCCCGCACCGAGCCCGGATCGCGGCGCCACCGGGGGCTGTCGTTCCTGCTCGTGCGGATGGACCAGCCGGGGCGCGTCGAGGTCCGGCCGATCCGGCAGATGTCGGGGACCTCCGAGTTCAACGAGGTGTTCTTCGACGGGGCGGTGGCGGCGGAGGTCGTCGGCGGGGAGGGCGACGGCTGGACCGTGGCCATGGGCCTGCTCGCCCTGGAACGCGGGGTCTCGACGCTGGTGCAGCAGATCGGCTTCGCGGCGGAACTGGAGCGGGTGCTGGCGGCGTACGCGGCGGGATCGGGTCGGGGCCCGGGCCCCGCCGCCGCCCCGGCCGCCGCCCCCGATCCGGTCTCCGTCGCCGGGGATCCCGTCCTGCGGGACCGGCTCGTGCGGCAGTGGGCCGAGCTGCGCACCATGCGGTGGAACGCCCTCCGCACGCTGGGCGGAGCCACCGACGACGCGGGCGCGCCCAGCGTGGCCAAACTGCTGTGGGGCGGCTGGCACCGGCGGCTCGGGGAGCTGGCGGTGGAGGTGCGCGGAGCGGCGGCCACCGCCGGTCCGGCGGCCTGGGCGCCCGGGCTCCCGTACGAACTCGGACTCGACGAGGAACAGCGGCTCTTCCTGTTCACCCGTGCCGACACCATCTACGGCGGCTCGGACGAGATCCAGCGGAACATCATCGCCGAGCGCGTGCTCGGCCTGCCTAAGGAGTCCAGGTGA
- a CDS encoding SDR family oxidoreductase — MGNFLAGKVVAVTGAGRGIGRAVALAAAAEGAKVVVNDYGVGIEGGEPTSEVADGVVKEIQAAGGEAVAVADDISTMAGGQRIVDTALTEFGRIDGVVCVAGILRERMLFNMSEEEWDPVVATHLKGTFTVFRAASAVMRRQGSGTLIGFTSGNHQGSVAQANYSAAKGGIISLVRSAALGLAKYGVTANAVAPVARTRMSANVPMELKEIGEPEDVAALVTYLLSDRAKAEDITGQVYTIAGPKIAVWAQPRELRAGYAEGSWTPEKIADFLPGTVGTDPMPMLAQLEAMAKAAAAKDRPNT, encoded by the coding sequence GTGGGGAACTTCTTGGCAGGCAAGGTCGTCGCCGTCACCGGCGCCGGCCGGGGCATCGGGCGGGCCGTGGCACTCGCCGCGGCCGCCGAGGGCGCCAAGGTCGTCGTCAACGACTACGGCGTCGGGATCGAGGGCGGCGAACCGACCAGCGAGGTCGCCGACGGCGTGGTGAAGGAGATCCAGGCCGCCGGCGGCGAGGCCGTCGCCGTCGCCGACGACATCTCCACCATGGCGGGCGGCCAGCGCATCGTGGACACCGCGCTCACCGAGTTCGGCCGCATCGACGGCGTCGTGTGCGTGGCCGGCATCCTGCGCGAGCGGATGCTGTTCAACATGTCCGAGGAGGAGTGGGACCCGGTGGTCGCCACCCACCTCAAGGGCACCTTCACCGTCTTCCGCGCCGCCTCCGCCGTCATGCGCAGGCAGGGCTCGGGCACCCTGATCGGCTTCACCAGCGGCAACCACCAGGGATCCGTGGCGCAGGCCAACTACAGCGCGGCCAAGGGCGGGATCATCTCCCTCGTCCGGTCCGCGGCGCTGGGCCTCGCCAAGTACGGGGTCACGGCCAACGCCGTCGCACCCGTCGCCCGTACCCGCATGTCGGCGAACGTCCCCATGGAGCTCAAGGAGATCGGCGAGCCGGAGGACGTGGCCGCGCTGGTCACCTACCTGCTCAGCGACCGCGCCAAGGCCGAGGACATCACCGGGCAGGTCTACACGATCGCCGGACCGAAGATCGCCGTCTGGGCGCAGCCGCGCGAGCTGCGCGCCGGGTACGCCGAGGGCTCCTGGACCCCGGAGAAGATAGCCGACTTCCTGCCCGGGACGGTGGGCACCGACCCGATGCCCATGCTGGCGCAGCTGGAGGCCATGGCCAAGGCGGCGGCCGCCAAGGACCGCCCCAACACATAG
- a CDS encoding cyclase family protein, whose protein sequence is MTLPAAFHDIAKRVNNWGRWGADDEIGTLNLITDEVVRAAAAEIRSGRRVPLALPLKEDGVQVGMIPGRINPLHTMVQINQEIFGPGTVACSDDAVSMGLQAGTHWDALTHVSHSGKIYNGRPAGTITAHGRAEYSGIDKAGPIVSRGVLLDVARAKGLDRLEGGHAVTPEDLAQAEEFGGLTVRPGDIVLVRTGQIQVYLAGDKHGYGFPSPGLSVRTPEWFHARDVAAVANDTLTFEIFPPEIDDLWLPVHALDLVEMGMHQGQNWDLEKLSTACAEENRYSFLLSAMPEPFVGGTGTPVAPVAIL, encoded by the coding sequence ATGACCCTGCCCGCCGCTTTCCACGACATCGCCAAGCGCGTCAACAACTGGGGACGATGGGGCGCCGACGACGAGATCGGCACCCTGAACCTGATCACGGACGAGGTCGTCCGGGCCGCCGCGGCGGAGATCCGCAGCGGCCGCCGCGTCCCCCTCGCCCTCCCCCTCAAGGAGGACGGGGTGCAGGTCGGCATGATCCCGGGCCGGATCAACCCGCTGCACACGATGGTGCAGATCAATCAGGAGATCTTCGGCCCGGGCACGGTGGCGTGCAGCGACGACGCCGTGAGCATGGGCCTCCAGGCGGGCACCCACTGGGACGCCCTCACCCACGTCTCGCACTCGGGCAAGATCTACAACGGCCGCCCGGCCGGCACCATCACGGCGCACGGCCGCGCCGAGTACAGCGGCATCGACAAGGCCGGCCCCATCGTCTCGCGCGGAGTCCTCCTGGACGTGGCCCGCGCGAAGGGCCTGGACCGGCTGGAGGGGGGCCATGCGGTGACCCCGGAAGACCTGGCGCAGGCCGAGGAGTTCGGCGGGCTCACGGTCCGCCCGGGCGACATCGTCCTGGTCCGCACCGGCCAGATCCAGGTCTACCTGGCCGGCGACAAACACGGCTACGGCTTCCCCTCGCCCGGCCTCTCGGTCCGCACCCCGGAGTGGTTCCACGCCCGCGACGTGGCGGCCGTCGCGAACGACACCCTCACCTTCGAGATCTTCCCGCCGGAGATCGACGACCTGTGGCTGCCGGTCCACGCCCTCGACCTGGTCGAGATGGGCATGCACCAGGGCCAGAACTGGGATCTCGAAAAGTTGTCCACAGCCTGTGCAGAAGAGAACCGGTACTCCTTCCTCCTCTCCGCGATGCCGGAACCCTTCGTCGGCGGAACGGGCACCCCGGTGGCCCCCGTGGCCATCCTCTGA
- a CDS encoding Scr1 family TA system antitoxin-like transcriptional regulator, translating to MEASHWPSVIVRIIPFDRQITGSVHSMLYAGAAIPALDTVQIDSAFDSGFLDAEAQLVKYRGLLESIESISLGAEESREHIHRIAQEV from the coding sequence CTGGAGGCGTCGCACTGGCCCTCAGTCATCGTGCGCATCATCCCGTTCGATCGGCAGATCACGGGCTCAGTGCACTCGATGCTCTACGCAGGGGCTGCCATTCCGGCGCTCGACACCGTCCAGATCGACAGCGCTTTCGACAGTGGCTTCCTGGACGCAGAGGCTCAACTCGTGAAGTACCGAGGGTTGCTCGAATCCATCGAGTCGATCTCGCTCGGCGCGGAAGAGTCGAGAGAACACATTCACCGCATCGCTCAGGAAGTGTGA